A stretch of Desulfurivibrio alkaliphilus AHT 2 DNA encodes these proteins:
- a CDS encoding ABC transporter ATP-binding protein, whose protein sequence is MLKVRNLEAGYGKLRVLKRISLHVNPGEIVTLIGANGAGKTTLLSTITGLVRASAGEILLQDREISREKPEKIVAMGCSLVPEGRQVFVTMTVQENLVMGGYIQHKKGNRAFMQELDNIYQLFPVLQERREQLAGTLSGGEQQMLAMGRALMAQPSLIMLDEPSTGLAPLIVKNIFEIITRMRENGNTVLLIEQNAKAALKIADRGYVLETGKIILEGPAEALLANRDVQRAYLGRDLGQS, encoded by the coding sequence ATGCTTAAGGTCCGCAACCTGGAAGCCGGCTACGGTAAACTGCGGGTACTGAAAAGAATCTCGCTGCATGTCAACCCGGGCGAAATCGTCACCCTGATCGGCGCCAACGGTGCCGGCAAGACCACCCTGCTTTCCACCATTACCGGCCTGGTACGGGCCAGCGCCGGCGAAATTCTGCTCCAGGATCGTGAGATCAGCCGTGAAAAACCGGAAAAGATTGTGGCCATGGGCTGCTCTTTAGTGCCGGAAGGCCGCCAGGTGTTTGTCACCATGACGGTCCAGGAAAATCTGGTGATGGGCGGCTACATCCAGCACAAAAAGGGCAACCGGGCCTTTATGCAGGAATTGGACAACATTTATCAGCTCTTCCCGGTGTTACAAGAGCGCCGGGAACAGCTGGCCGGCACCCTCTCAGGGGGTGAGCAGCAAATGCTGGCCATGGGCCGGGCTTTAATGGCTCAACCCTCACTGATCATGCTCGATGAACCCTCCACCGGCCTGGCCCCCTTGATTGTTAAAAATATTTTTGAGATCATTACCAGGATGCGGGAAAACGGCAACACGGTGCTGCTCATCGAACAGAACGCCAAGGCGGCCCTGAAAATCGCCGACCGCGGGTATGTGCTGGAAACCGGCAAGATTATCCTGGAAGGCCCGGCCGAGGCCCTGCTGGCCAACCGCGACGTGCAGAGAGCTTATCTGGGCCGCGACCTGGGGCAGTCGTAA
- a CDS encoding ABC transporter ATP-binding protein, with amino-acid sequence MALLEIDNLCKRFGGLHAVSEVSFAVEPGIIKAVIGPNGAGKTTLFNLIAGSLPVTSGQVSFEGKTITGSKPYQIAEQGISRTYQNIKLYHGMTALENVMIGRHVRSSAGFIAGMLNLPGTRKEEREIRDYCMSLLEMLEVGHLADTEATSLSFGQQRTVEMARALALEPKLLLLDEPAAGLNIYETAEVGRLISKINQQGITVLLVEHDMSLVMEISHEIVVLSFGRKIAEDEPAAIQQDQEVIKIYLGEADDDA; translated from the coding sequence ATGGCACTGCTTGAAATAGACAACCTCTGTAAACGCTTCGGCGGCCTGCACGCGGTCAGCGAGGTGAGTTTCGCGGTGGAGCCGGGGATTATCAAGGCGGTGATCGGCCCCAACGGCGCCGGCAAGACCACCCTCTTCAACCTGATCGCCGGTTCCCTGCCGGTTACCTCCGGCCAGGTCAGCTTCGAGGGTAAGACCATTACCGGCAGCAAGCCCTACCAGATCGCAGAACAGGGGATTAGTCGCACCTACCAGAACATCAAGCTCTACCACGGCATGACGGCGCTGGAAAACGTGATGATCGGCCGCCATGTCCGCAGCTCCGCCGGTTTCATCGCCGGCATGCTGAACCTGCCCGGCACCAGAAAGGAAGAGCGCGAGATCCGCGATTACTGCATGAGCCTGCTGGAGATGCTGGAGGTCGGCCACCTGGCCGACACCGAGGCCACCAGCCTTTCTTTCGGCCAGCAGCGGACGGTGGAAATGGCCCGGGCCCTGGCCCTTGAGCCCAAACTGCTGCTGCTGGACGAGCCCGCCGCCGGGCTCAATATCTATGAAACCGCCGAGGTGGGCCGACTGATCAGCAAGATCAACCAGCAGGGGATTACCGTACTGCTGGTGGAACATGACATGTCGCTGGTGATGGAGATATCCCATGAAATCGTGGTGCTCTCCTTTGGCCGCAAGATCGCCGAAGATGAACCGGCGGCCATTCAGCAGGACCAGGAAGTGATCAAGATTTACCTGGGGGAGGCCGACGACGATGCTTAA
- a CDS encoding branched-chain amino acid ABC transporter permease, translating to MKHLLPISLLLATVVLIQQLTLWTDTQFYLTQLTMTGYYSLLIIGLCLLLGYAGQISLGHAGFFAIGGYTSAVLTTRDFSLHLDHPLLVVSDRLGLLMSRADYFGGEIIHFHPWAAAALALAATMIIAYLIGVPVLKLKGHYLAMATLGFGIIIYRVALASPIFGEADGIFEVPAFPLLAGLSISGDFGSRVSNYYIAWVLVAITMFLLLNLINSRVGRGLRAIHGSEEAANAMGINTASYKLRTFILSAVLAALAGVFMTHYSSGIGPSEAGVMQSVRYVAIVAVGGMANLWGALTMGVGLNFMSLRGMFGTYDEAVFGLILITIMLFAPQGLLRLSLFNQLKDLLLPASLKGRLSKPGRKEEDGTA from the coding sequence ATGAAGCATCTGTTACCCATCAGCCTGCTGCTGGCCACCGTGGTCCTGATCCAACAGCTTACCCTGTGGACGGACACCCAGTTTTACCTGACCCAGCTCACCATGACCGGCTATTACTCGCTGCTGATCATCGGCCTGTGTCTGCTGCTGGGTTACGCCGGGCAGATTTCCCTGGGTCATGCCGGTTTCTTTGCCATCGGCGGTTACACCTCGGCGGTGCTTACCACCCGCGATTTCAGTTTGCACCTGGACCACCCGCTGCTGGTGGTCAGCGACCGGCTGGGGTTGCTGATGAGCCGGGCGGACTACTTCGGGGGCGAGATCATCCACTTTCACCCCTGGGCCGCCGCCGCCCTGGCCCTGGCCGCCACCATGATTATCGCCTACCTCATCGGGGTGCCGGTGCTCAAGCTCAAGGGCCACTACCTGGCCATGGCCACCCTGGGTTTCGGCATCATCATTTACCGGGTGGCACTGGCCAGCCCGATCTTCGGGGAGGCCGACGGGATCTTCGAGGTCCCGGCCTTTCCCCTGCTGGCCGGGCTGAGCATCAGCGGCGATTTCGGCAGCCGGGTCAGCAACTACTATATCGCCTGGGTACTGGTGGCCATCACCATGTTCCTGCTGCTCAACCTGATTAACTCCCGGGTGGGCCGGGGGCTGCGGGCCATCCATGGCTCGGAGGAAGCGGCCAACGCCATGGGGATCAACACCGCCAGCTACAAACTGCGCACCTTTATCCTCAGCGCCGTTCTGGCCGCCCTGGCCGGAGTCTTCATGACCCATTACAGCTCCGGCATCGGCCCCAGCGAGGCCGGGGTAATGCAGTCGGTACGTTACGTGGCCATTGTCGCGGTGGGCGGCATGGCCAACCTGTGGGGAGCGCTGACCATGGGGGTGGGCCTGAACTTCATGTCGCTGCGGGGCATGTTCGGCACCTACGACGAAGCGGTGTTCGGGCTGATCCTGATCACCATCATGCTTTTTGCCCCCCAGGGTCTGCTGCGACTCAGCCTGTTTAATCAACTTAAGGATCTCCTGCTGCCGGCGTCCCTCAAGGGCCGACTGAGCAAGCCAGGCCGGAAAGAAGAAGATGGCACTGCTTGA
- a CDS encoding branched-chain amino acid ABC transporter permease — translation MTVELFIQYFFAGITYGIIYAIVAIGFNIIYNTTGIINFAQGEFVMLGGMISISLNAFFPLPLAIAGAVLITMMVGALVEVSFIRWLKSPSVIRMIIITIGVSILIREIALHIWGESVRALPYFLGDEITTIQILGARISPQVLWIIGVCTIIVIALSLFFRYTMHGQMMRACAANRTAATLCGISAKNMVTFSFMLSAGIGALAGAVMSPVTYTEYDIGTGLAIKGFTVAILGGLGNSMAAVAAGLLLGLLEAFSVTVVPLAYQDVIAITILLLIIFIRPHGLFGRKDAAGLKEF, via the coding sequence ATGACCGTCGAACTCTTTATTCAATACTTCTTTGCCGGCATCACCTATGGCATCATCTATGCCATCGTGGCCATCGGCTTCAATATCATCTACAACACCACCGGGATTATCAATTTCGCCCAGGGTGAGTTCGTGATGCTGGGCGGGATGATCTCCATTTCGCTGAACGCCTTTTTCCCTCTGCCCCTGGCCATTGCCGGGGCGGTGCTGATTACCATGATGGTGGGCGCCCTGGTGGAGGTCTCCTTTATCCGCTGGTTGAAAAGCCCCTCGGTAATCAGGATGATCATCATCACCATCGGGGTGTCGATCCTGATCCGGGAAATCGCACTCCATATCTGGGGCGAGAGCGTGCGGGCGCTGCCCTATTTCCTGGGCGACGAAATCACCACCATCCAGATTCTGGGAGCCCGGATCTCGCCCCAAGTGCTGTGGATCATCGGGGTCTGCACCATCATCGTGATCGCCCTGAGCCTCTTTTTCCGCTATACCATGCACGGCCAGATGATGCGGGCCTGCGCCGCCAACCGCACCGCCGCCACCCTGTGCGGGATCAGTGCCAAGAACATGGTCACTTTCTCCTTCATGCTCTCGGCCGGCATCGGCGCCCTGGCCGGGGCGGTGATGAGCCCGGTCACTTACACCGAGTACGACATCGGCACCGGCCTGGCCATCAAGGGCTTTACCGTGGCCATCCTGGGGGGGCTGGGCAACAGTATGGCGGCGGTGGCCGCCGGTTTGCTGCTGGGGCTGCTGGAGGCCTTCAGCGTCACCGTGGTGCCGCTGGCGTACCAGGACGTTATTGCCATCACCATCCTGCTTCTGATCATCTTTATCCGGCCCCACGGGCTGTTCGGGCGCAAGGACGCGGCCGGGTTAAAGGAGTTTTAA
- a CDS encoding ABC transporter substrate-binding protein, translating to MKKLLLTTIIALAMLGFSAVAAVAETIKIGAILAVTGGASFLGAPEARTLEMLAEELNEQGGINGKKVELIIRDSAGSPERAMSFTRQLIEEQRVFAIIGPSTSGETMRIKQIAEGGRTILISLAAAEAIVNPLARYVFKTPQNDRFAAMQIFKTMNDMGISKIAVVSGNTGFGQAGRNQIAQIAPDYGIEILENEVYDSRATDLSALVTRLMSNREVEAVVNWSIVPAQAILARNMRQAGWEVPLFQSHGFGNIRYVEAAGRAAEGIIFPAGRLLVADVLPADHPQKEVLVTYQENYEARFNEPVSTFGGHAYDAFHILVRAIEEAGTDREAVRDAIENMQGFVGTGGIFNFSATDHNGLDIDAFSMLTVKDGQFVKLEQ from the coding sequence ATGAAAAAATTGCTGCTGACCACCATCATCGCCCTGGCCATGCTGGGCTTCAGTGCGGTTGCGGCGGTGGCCGAAACCATCAAGATCGGCGCCATCCTGGCGGTTACCGGCGGCGCCTCCTTTCTGGGCGCCCCCGAGGCCCGGACCCTGGAGATGCTGGCCGAGGAGCTCAACGAACAGGGCGGCATCAACGGCAAGAAGGTTGAGCTGATCATTCGCGACTCCGCCGGCAGCCCCGAGCGGGCGATGTCTTTTACCCGCCAGCTCATTGAGGAGCAGCGGGTCTTTGCCATCATCGGCCCCTCCACCAGCGGCGAGACCATGCGCATCAAGCAGATCGCCGAGGGCGGCCGCACCATCCTGATCTCGCTGGCCGCCGCCGAGGCCATCGTCAACCCGCTGGCCCGTTATGTTTTCAAAACCCCCCAGAACGATCGCTTTGCCGCCATGCAGATCTTCAAGACCATGAACGACATGGGCATCAGCAAGATCGCGGTGGTCAGCGGTAACACCGGCTTCGGCCAGGCCGGCCGCAATCAGATCGCCCAGATCGCCCCGGATTACGGCATTGAAATTCTGGAAAACGAGGTTTATGACAGCCGCGCCACCGATCTTTCGGCCCTGGTCACCCGGCTGATGTCCAACCGCGAAGTGGAAGCGGTGGTCAACTGGTCCATCGTGCCGGCCCAGGCCATCCTGGCCCGCAACATGCGCCAGGCCGGCTGGGAGGTTCCCCTCTTCCAGAGCCACGGTTTTGGCAATATCCGCTACGTCGAGGCTGCCGGCCGCGCCGCCGAAGGGATTATCTTCCCCGCCGGGCGCCTGCTGGTGGCCGACGTCTTGCCTGCAGATCACCCGCAAAAAGAGGTGCTGGTCACCTACCAGGAAAATTACGAAGCCCGCTTCAACGAGCCGGTTTCCACCTTCGGCGGCCACGCCTACGACGCCTTTCATATCCTGGTGCGGGCCATCGAAGAGGCCGGCACCGACCGCGAGGCGGTCCGCGACGCCATTGAAAACATGCAGGGTTTTGTCGGTACCGGCGGGATTTTCAACTTTTCGGCCACCGACCACAACGGCCTGGATATCGACGCCTTTTCCATGCTGACGGTAAAAGACGGCCAGTTCGTTAAACTCGAACAATAA
- a CDS encoding ACT domain-containing protein, whose amino-acid sequence MKIRQITIFLENKSGRLADITATLAKHGINIRALSLADTADFGILRLVVSDTDQAAKALKEDNFTVGITEVVAVAVPDQPGSLDSILKVVQQAQLNVEYMYAFTQHSGETGLLLFRFDDPDKACRVLQENGCKLLSDEEVHKL is encoded by the coding sequence ATGAAAATTCGCCAGATCACCATCTTTTTGGAGAACAAGTCCGGCCGGCTGGCCGATATCACCGCCACCCTGGCCAAGCACGGCATCAACATCCGGGCCCTGTCGCTGGCCGACACCGCCGATTTCGGCATCCTGCGGCTGGTGGTCAGCGATACCGACCAGGCGGCTAAAGCGCTGAAAGAAGATAACTTTACCGTCGGCATCACCGAGGTAGTGGCGGTGGCGGTACCCGATCAGCCGGGCAGCCTGGACTCGATTTTGAAAGTGGTGCAGCAGGCCCAGCTCAACGTCGAATACATGTACGCCTTCACCCAGCACAGCGGGGAAACCGGGCTGCTGCTGTTCCGCTTCGACGACCCGGACAAGGCCTGCCGGGTACTGCAGGAGAACGGTTGCAAACTGCTGTCCGACGAAGAGGTTCACAAGCTTTAG